TAACATTAAAAAGAGAGAGCAACGGCAATATTTATACAGTGGCTAATAATGGCCCATGGACATATCTCTTGAAATTGAATTCTGCATTGGTGTTGCAGTGGGAAGCTCGCTTTTATGGCATAACCGGAGTCGATTTGGTAATAGCCAATAGTGGAGCATTTGTTATTGCTAATAATGCTGCCGGTGCTGTTATATTAAAATATCGTAAGACCGATGGGCTACTCCTTGACTATGATATTAATATTGATGCTCAGGTTAGTGAAGCCCGTACCAGTGGGAGTGCCATAGCAATTACAGGATATAAAAATACCGCCACTAATGCCAAAGCCTGTTTTACAGCTTTGTACGATACTACCGTAGCGTTGCAATGGGAGAAATTGCATAACGGACAAAACGGAGCAACAGACGATTTTGGGGTGCAGGTTCAACTGATAAATAATAATGTTTATACGTTGGCAAAGTCGTTTCAATCTGCCTCAGGAAATGACTATGTGGTAATAAAATATGACTTGGCAGGCACACAATTATTCAATAGGAGATTTAAGAATTCGGGCATGGCAGATGATAGCCCGGTTGATATGGAAATAGATGCAGTAAATAACAATATATATTTTGGTGGCAATACTTCCATTAGCAACAATTGGATTTTCTATCGCCTAAATAGTAACGGTACTCAAAGATGGAAAAAAACATTTAATACAAATGCAGGAGTAATGAATCAAATAATGGCCATTACCATTAACGCAACAACAACAGATAGTGCCACTAAAGTATTTGCTTGTGGAAGTTATGATGTAAACTCTCCAGATTGGGGTTCAGGAGCCAGGTATTTTGTTTTGGGTCTAAATGCTAATAATGGCACAACTGCCTTAATTGATACAACCAACTTTTTCGAAAGCAATTCAAGTCTCAATTTAAGCGAAGTGAAAGTTAATAGCAGCGTTTCTCCCAAAGAGCTCGTAGTAATTGGCGGAGGCTATCCTCATCCCGGATTTGCCGTTGATGATAAAGAAATTTATATTAAATGCTATACCAATGCTTCGTTACTCAATCAGGATACCCGAACCATGAATGAGCAGGAAGCGGCTTTTCAAATTGTTCCAAATCCTGCTCTTGATTACTTTGTCATTGATGGCCTTAATGAGGATGTACCTATTACCGTATACGATGCGAAAGGAAGTATCGTTGAAAAATTAGTATATGATGGCAATGCACTTAATTGTAGCACATGGCTCAAGGGCATATACACGTTGGAGTTTACCATCAATAGCAAACCCGAAAGAGTCAAAGTAATTAAGTAGTTGATAATGCCCATCGGGCATTATAATTGTGAGGTGTTTTTTAGTGAGTTTTATTCCACATCAGAATTAACTTTTGTTTTGATCTAGCTGTTTGTACTTGTAGGAAAACAGTTTTATTAGCGAGTATTTATATGAAATCGAAACTGGAGTTAGCGCTTAGTCATTCAATAATTTTTGAAAATTTAGTTTTTGGCAAATCCTGCTTTTTGCTTCCAATAAGCTAACACCTTAACAACACTGCGAAACCAATCGAGCCGCAGCGACAGATAAAGAAACAAGGTCATTAGCCAGATTACAACAATGTTGCACAAGTAGGTTGGATAGTAATGTCCCAAAAAATATTTTTGATGCACGAAAAATGGAGCGCGAAAACACCCCTTCTCACTTATCATATACACTGGTTGATGCAACCTGATTAATTTACTGTCTGCCGCCTTAATTCGCTTGAGTTCCATGTTGTTTAGCACCATGTCGCTCAGGCTCTGATTACTGTAATGTTGTTCAAGTTGATTTAATGTGATGTCATTATCGCCCAGTTGCTTTTCTACCAAAGCCTGCTTTTTTGCATTGGCAAGATTATAGTCATTAACCTTTTGCTTTCTGAACTCTTCGAGTTTTGCTTGCAGCAAGGTAAGGTTATCTGAACTAATCTCATATGTACGATGATTGTAACCTGATAGCGCTATCTCTTTGCTGTTAATCTCATCGGCAAGCATGCACTTGTAATTTATTGGCACCTTTAAATTTTTAGAAACAAAATTTTTATTAATGCTCATTACCGAATCTTGTATAACGGGGAGCCAAATGTCTTTCAGATAATAGGCGTTGCTCAATTGAGCATCGTATGCGAAAAAAAGTTTGTTGTATTGATTGTTTTTAAACTGATGAACGGCCAGACCTTCAAATGCCCAACGCGAAGCCATAATCTCGCCTATCATTGGTACCTTATCATTGCAGGTAATAGCAGGATGCAGATTCTCATATTTTACAATCACCCCGCTCAAAATAATTTGAGGTATTATTAAAAGCGGAATTAAAATATAAATGGTTACTACCGAATTGAATGTTTTTGAAATATTGAGACCGAGCATATTGGCAAAGCAGGAAACGGTAAAATACATCAACCAATAATCGAAATACATTCCTCTTAATTCAAAAATAAAATTTGAAATAACTACAAACAAGGCAGCTTGTATGGCACTGATACCTGCCAGTAAAACTATTTTTGCCAAGAGGTAGCTATCTTTGCTTAGATGCAAGAATGCCTCGCGTTTAATAATTTTTCTGTCACGAAAAATCTCTTCGGCACTTAACATGAGCCCGGTAAATAAATGCACAATTACACCCATAAAAATAAATGCCGGCAGGTTAATATTTTTATAAAAGGAGTATTGCCCTGTGGTATGATAATTTTTCAGGAAAAAAGACAAAATAAAAGCAAGCGCAGGTGCTATACCAAGAGTAATTAGCAAGTATTGCCTATTATTAAGTTTGCTTACTAAATCGCGCTTTAAGTAAATTGTAAATTGTTTTAGGGCTGACGGCTTTTTTGTTTCAACAGGCGGAAGTGTTCCCGAAGGCTTAGTATGCGTGTTCAAAAAATTCCCATTCAATTGCAAATATATTTCGTTCCATTGCTTAGGACTTACTTTACGTTGGTTAAGTTGATTACCAAACTCATCTACCACCTTAGCTTCGGCAATTTCAAAAAGTTGTTCGGCATTTATATTTCCACAGGCATCGCATTCACTTACGCTGGCATCAGCAAAGTTGGCATTCTGTTTAAAGTGCAATACAGCATCGCTGGGATTACCATAGTAAATAGGATAACCGCCATTATCGAGCAGCAAGAGACTGTCAAATAATTTAAAAATATTGGAAGACGGTTGATGTATTACCACAAAAACCAACTTGCCCGAAGCGGTTATCTGCTTAAGCAAATCCATCACTGTTTCGCTATCGCGCGATGAAAGGCCGGATGTAGGTTCATCAACAAATAGAACAGCCGGTTCGCGCACAAGTTCAAGCGCAATATTTAATCTTTTGCGCTGACCTCCACTTATGGTTTTATCTAAAGGTGAGCCCACCTTTAAATTCTTTACTTCCATTAGCCCAAGTGCACCAAGTGTGTTATATACTTTTTGTAATAATGCAATGTTATCCAGATTGCCAAAGCACAACTTAGCATTGTAAAAGAGGTTTTGCTCAACTGATAATTCTTCTATGAGCAAATCATCTTGAGGCACATACCCAATCAATCCTTCAAGCGCTTGCTTATTGGAATGTATGTTGATACCATTAATACAAACTGAACCAGAAGTTGGCGTATGATTAGAGTTTAAAATATTCAGAAGCGTTGACTTACCGGCACCACTGCCTCCCATTATACCTATTAAGTTTCCAGAACGGGCTTCAAAACTAAGCGAATGCAAACCTACCTTGCCGCTACGAAATTTATAGGTAATGCTGCTAACCTGATAAAAGAGTTCGCTTCTATTTTGATTGTAATTAAGGGCATGCTCAACTTCGTTAAAATAAATTGGCTGCATACGTGGTCCGCGTATTACTGCGCCTTGAGCAAATACATGGGCATTTTGATCAACCAACAACAGACCATTAAGTGTAAGCGTGTTGTTGCCAAGGTTGCGAACAATATATAGGTTGGCTGTTTTTATAAATAGGATAAGAATCTTGCCGGTTAATGTTTCGCGCATCATTTGTGGCAACGATAATTGATTATCATTTTTTGCTGTGCATAATAATACCGCTGCATCACTACTAAGAATGTTGTCTGCAGAACTCTTTATAAACAACAGGCATCGAGTTGCATCGGCCAATTCAATGTTAAACGAAGACACAACCGTATCCAAAAATTCTTGTTCATCATTATTTATTTCCTTTCCCGATGAATAGGCAAATTCAAACAAACGCAAAAGCACGATGTACTTTTGCCGAATATTAAGTTCTGCATTTATATCGCTGCATATGCGCAGCACTTTAACAGAATTTACAGATACACGCTTTTTTTGCTTATCAGGGTCCGCCTTGCCTTGTAAAAAAGATAAGTACTCATCAAAAAAATTAAGATAAAAATCGACCAGCGAAGGATTGATTTGCTGATTAAGGAATGAATGAACAACTGCACGGCCATTACGAGCATCCTGCTCAGTGTTTGCTAATATAGCAAACAGTTGCATTAGTGCTTTTACAATTTTATCACTCATAAATGAAATTACTCAAGGGCGAGGTTATGCTGCGAATATACCTTTAGTAATCAGGTTAACAAAAATATTGTGACCTCATTGCGCTTACAGTATCAAGTTGAAATTATCTCCATTGAATTTACTAATGATGAATTACCGATATTCTAATTAAAAAGAATTCCACTATAATATGCTAATGCATTACCCCAGCTGTAATTTTGTAAACCCTAATAACGAAAATACCGAAAACAAAAAAAGGGCATTACGCCCTTTTTCCTTTATCATTTTTAAGCAATTACTTGGTTATCGAGTTGCGTATAGAACTCACTTTGGCAGCCATTTCGGTTAGCATTTCTTTCGTAATGGATTTAGCATCGGCAGGCTTCTTATATAGCTCAAGCAATTCTGCAAGTTCCTTGTTTAAGCCGGCAAGATCTTTATCGCTACTAAACTCTGAAGTGGTTTTTACTATATTTTCAAGATGCAAACGTTGTTCCCACACACGTTGATAAAGTGACTCAATAGCTGCTGTGCGCTCCTGATTTTTTAATGAATTCAACGTTATATGCTGACCTTCTATCCAACTACCAACCAATATTTGACTGGCAGTAGCAAGGCGCTCATTGCTGCGCAGGTACTTGTCAGTAGCTGCATAAGCCATATCGGTAATGCGCATAATTGAATCGCGATTTTCAGCGTTTCGCTGAAACGATTCAGCAAATTGATCAAAAGTAGCACCAAGCCCAAGGTTTTGTGCCAACGTGCGGGTGGTATTAAAATACTTTAATGCATCGGTATTGCGACCGTTTACAACCAGATATCCAAGGTCAACACCAAAAATACCAAAGTTCAAGGCCTGACTGCCGGCTGTTTTATAATTATCAATATTATCTGTTGAATTTATCAGTGAGCCATCGGCTGGTATATTAGCCTTAGCATATTCATCAAGCACCATTAATGGTGGTGGTATATTCGCTATGGTATAGCTAAACTCATAACTGGCTTTTTCGTCAACAGGGGTAGTATCCACCGCTGCTACATTGGCAGTACTATATGTTTCTGCCGTATTGTTAGTGCCGCAGGAGCTTATTGCAACTGCCCCGGCTATAGCTATTGCTAAGCAATATGATGCTTTATTCATTTGGTTTTTCTTTTTGATTTTAAGCGAAAACGTAAGCAAGGCAAACGTAATTGATTTTTTAGAATTGACAAAGCAGGTGCTAAATTTTACAATCTTTATATATCTTTGAGTACTATTCGCGTCAGACCAATACATATCTAGATAAAAATAGCTGAACTTATAATATAAGTTTACCTATGCAAAATATAATTTTTAGCGCTCTCTAAAAATAAACCGGGATTTCTTGCTGCTAATTTGTACTATTAACTATGAAGGCGATTTTTTTATGATTCCATTAGAAAAAAGGCTCACAACAGAAAATTGCGTAATAGCAATAAAACTACTTATCAATAAAAAATGATGTCAAAAAAATATAGCTGGCTCTTCATATTAATGATGTTGCACACATGCCTCAAATTGCAAGCTCAGGTTTTTGAAGAAAAATTTTTCTATGATATAAGCATGAATAAATGCGACAGCACACAAGCATATTACCAGGAAATATTAACGTATTATGACACCACCTATGGCCAAAGCATTGGCAAAATAAAGTTATTAAAAAAATATGGAGGCTTAATTTGGGATGGAGATTACTCAAGTATAGCAGATCGTAGAAAACAAGGAGTAACCACAACCTTTTACGAAAACGGTAATGTAAAATCATTAGCCAACTACAACAGCGATTTGCTCGATGGCGAATTGTTATCTTATTATGCAAATAATCAACTAAGACGTAAGGATTTTTATGAACGAGGCAGGCTGTTGTTTGGCAATTGTTATACCCAAGAAGGAAAAGACACTGCGCACTATGATTATAATATTATGCCCCAGTATCCAGGAGGAAACAATGAATTGCTAAAATTTATTGCCGAACAAATTGAATATCCCGAAGAGGCGTTAGATAAAGGAATAACCGGTGTGGTGTACACTAAATTTACCATAGATCTTAATGGCAAAGTAAAAAATATACATTTAAAACAACCTGTGCACAAATTGCTTGATTCAGCTGCATTAAAAATAATAGGTAAAATAAAATCGAAGTGGCTACCCGGATATCTTGATGGCGAACCCATTGAAATGGAAGTAGAATTACCAATCAGTTTTACTTTATGATATTGGCAAATGCATAAAAAGGAAGCTGTTAACTTAGCCATGCGTGGCAATTGTGGATTCGGCTATACTGTATTTTTAAATATAATTGCCCAGTTATAAACTCAAAATGAAAAATTTTGAGCCACGAGAATTTTAATTATTGTTCGCTATGCATTGAATAATTTTCTGCCTGCAAGCAACTGGTTAAGTTTAAAAAAGCTTGACGAAATTGCACTTTGATTTTTTCTTAGTTAATTCACCAATTCAAACTACAAAATGATGATAGCTACACTTCAAAATTTCAGAAGTCAAATTTCAGGAGTATTAATGCTAGTGACATTTTTTATAAGTTGTAATAAAAAGCAAAAAGCCAACATGCCACCACCAACTTCTGTTGTCAATTTGCTTTCGGAAGAAGAACGTGAAACCAGATTCGAAAATTGGTATGATTGGTTGCACAAAACAGCACCGGGCACTAACTGGAAAAAAATTGAAGAACAAAACATGCTGACCGATGCGGCATTAAAACAATCGCAACCGATGGAAATGATGGACGCATTTGCCAATGGTCAAATACAAGCAACATGGAGTGAGAGAGGCAGCCTAAATCAGGCAGGAAGGTGCATTGCCCTTGACTATTATAAACCGCTAAACCGAATTTATACTATTGGCGATGGCGGTGCTTTGTACCGTGGTGTGCCCGATAGCTCCAATTGGATTTCGGTAAACCATAATTATAAATTTAATAACCGCGTATTAAAGGTTGTAAAAAACAACAATAATCAGCCGCGCATTATTACTGCTGTTGGCGAAAACATTTTGTACAGCGATAACAATGGTACTAGTTTTAATACCTCAACGGGAATTAGTTTTCCGGTTAGTTGGGGCGGCAACTTTGTACATCAGGTAGTTGGCGTAGATGATAGTCTGCGCACGTTGTATGCAGTTACCCGTGCATGGGACTCAGGGCCTTGGGCACCAAGGTACTGGCTTTACAGAAGCACCAATAAAGGAAACTCCTGGACTAAAATATTTACTTTCAATTCAGGTAGCGACAACCGCCTTCAATTGTGGGTGCCCTATGGCAGCACAAAATTAGTGTATGCTTTAACGAACGAATCAGGGGGTTCTACCTCTATGTTATATGAGATAAAAGGAATAAATGTAGCCATCAAAAATACGAGCAATCAATTGCCTGTAAATACCAACCTCGACTTTAAAGGTATTAAGGTTGGCACAAAATATTTATTTTTTGCATTATGCAATAACAGCGTCTATAAGAGCAACAACTTTGGCGCCAACTGGGCATTGATGGGCACTACACCCGAGAATGTTAGTGTAATGGGAGTTTCGATAGTAGATAGCAACCGTATTTTTACCGGAGGGGTAAATGCATTTAGAAGTTATAATGGTGGTTTAAACTTTACCAAAATAAATGAATGGTGGGAATACTACAGCAACATCAATGGTAAGCTTCATGCCGATCTTTTTAACTTTCAGTTTTATAAGAGAAACAATGGTACAGAATTCGGAATTATAAATTGCGATGGTGGTATGTGGCGCAGCGAAAACTACTTATCGAGCGTTACCAACATTAGTTTAACAGGGCTAAATATTTCTCAGTATTACGATGTTTTGTACGATCCTTCGAACAGTAATTATATGTATGCAGGGTCTCAGGACCAAGGCTTTCAGCGCAGCAATACTGCGCTTGTACCAGGTAAAATAAATTTTGAACAAGTAATTAGTGGCGACTATGGCAAGATGCAGCTTACCCGCAACAACCAAACACTTTGGACCGAATACCCGGGCGGAAGTATGTACTACTATTACAATAAGACCGGTCCGTTGTCGGCCACGTACTCATTGCCCGGCAGCACTAAGCCGCTTTACGGTTGGATGCTGGCAACAGCAAGAGCTTATCCGTTAAGCAACAATAAAATTTATATGGGCGGAGGCAACATCAATGGTGGTTCAGGATCATATATAGCCACGTTGACAGGAAGTAGCAACGCAATCAGCGCAACCCAAATTAATTATGATTTCAGAGCGAACTCTTCCAATGGAACATCGGGTATTGCGGCAATTGCTACCACTCCGGTTGATGCCAACCGCATCTATGTGACCACCGAAGATGGCACCATTTTTTACAGTACCAATGCAGGCAGCAGTTGGACAAAAAATTCAAGTTTCACTGGCCCCGGACCTTTTTATATTACCGGCAACGCATTACTTGCTTCAAAGAAAAATGCGAACACCGTGTGGCTTGGTGGCGCAGGGTATAATAACCCTGCCGTGTATGTAAGTGCCAATGGTGGCGCAAATTTTACAGCAATTACTAACGGCTTGCCGGCAACACTTGTGTTTGATCTGGAGGCCAATGCTGACGAAACTGTTTTGTATGCTGCTACCGAAGCCGGCCCGTATGCATATATTGTTGCCGATAATATGTGGTATAATATTCGTGGCACCAAGGCTGCTTATCAATCTTACTTTGCAGTTGATATGGATACTACTGCCAATGTGGTACACTTTGCATCGTACGGTCGTGGTATTTGGGATTTTAAAATAACTTCATCTCCGATGGTTGCCAATCCTGTGTCGCGCAATTCCATGAGTACAAACAGTGCAGACACTGACAACTATCATTTTCCGGAATCTTTAAACCTAGTTAATTTACATAGTTTTGCAGCGCAACAACTAATTGATGACTTCACTATTTTTGATTTAAATGGCAAAGTCTTAATAAATGCAAATTCAAGCCCTGCTGACGTTCAAGCATTACCGGCTGCTGTTTACCTGGTGCGTGTGCAGATAAAAGGGAAAAATTTTGTAAGGAAAATGGCGATTATAATAGACAACTAAAAACCAACTTAGTATAAAAGAAATGAAAATTGATAAGGTTGATAAGATTACACACAAAGAGTTTTACCATGAGTATGTAGTGCCTCAAAAGCCGGTGGTAGTTACCTCTAACGTGATTTCCTATCCTGCATTTGGAAAACTCACTCCTGATTATTTTGCAAAAAAATATGGGCATCTCAAAAAGGAAATTAATGGCATAACCTATACATTGGAAGAAATACTGTTTCTGATGAAAACATCCACTGCCGAAAATCCATCGCCCTACCCATGCGATATGCACATAGACAAAGTTTTTCCGGAAGTACTTGAGTTGTTGCAAAATGATTTTATATATGGAAAGGTAGATCGCATCAATCATCCGTTAATGCCTAAAGCATTTACAAAGGCTACTAAGATTAATGAAATGTTTTTTGGTGGTAAAGGCTCTTTCTTTCCGTTTCTGCATATAGATGCCATGTATTTACATACTCAGATTACGCAATTATGGGGAGATAAAGAATTCTTTATGATACACATTGATCATACCGACAAAGTTTATCCGCGAACAGATAACCCTAAAATTTCATGCGTACGTAATATCTTCAACCCCGACATTGAAAAGTATCCGAAATTTAAAGATGCTGAAATAAGTTCGGTAATGGTTAAAGAAGGAGAAACAGTATTTTTTACATCTCAGTATTGGCACACTACCAAAATACATAGCGAATGTATTAGTTATGGCCGTGTTCATCTTAATCATACTAATTGGGATGGTTTTATGCAAGACAACTACGAATTGTTTAAAAAATACCATCCGGGTTTAACTCCTCTTGCAAAGGCGTATGAGTTTGGACTTGATAAGTTAATGAGATTGCAGGAAGCACTCAAGTAGTACTTCACATTATTTTTTTGAAAAACGAAGCGAAGTAGCAAATCCATCTATAGTGGTTTGCAAATGCATGCTGCTTTTGGTAAGACTTCGGATTACAAAATCAGCCTTTGGCATCATTAAAAAAGCTCCCGTATCGCGCACCAATGAATCTGCCATTACAGGTCCGTATATCCGTAACGATTTCTTTCGCTCTTCAAAATTAAAATTGCAATTAAGCGCTGGCAGCGAGTTGCTCAGCCCGCCCGCAACATATTCCTCCTGATAGCAAGTAGGGCAGTTGATTTTTAAACTTGTATTATTTTCAGTATCCTTTCGTTTAAAAAATTCGAACTCGCAGGTAAAACCATTTCGAATGTAATTTGAGGTAAGATTGTTATTATCGAAATTAATTTCGGTCAACTCCCATTTTCCCTCCAATCTGCCCAAGGGAGTTTTAAGCATAAGCCCACTGTCTTCCGGATATTTTTTACAACCGGCAGATATCAGCAATATGGAAAACAAGGTGAGGCTAAAGAATTTCATCTTAATAAACAATAGATGGCAAAGTAAGCAGGTTAATGGTTAAGTTCAAAATTTGATTTGGTAAGGGTTACAAATATTAAAAGCAAAAAAAGAAGAAGCGAAAGGCAGTTTATATAACCTTACAAGTCGCTTTCATCTATTCCAGTAAGTTCCTTGTATGCACTATTAAGTTCAGTACGTGCGTGATTATTATTTAATCGCTCGGCAAGTTTTATTCCGGCCATATAAATACTTCCTGCTTCAACCGAATTATTAAGTCGTTCGTACAATTTTCCTAAATGATAGTATGCAGCAAGATATCCCGGATGCCGATGCAGCAGTTGGGTAAAATAATTTTGGCTTTCATTTAAATTATCTTCACGCGCATACTCAAGTGCCAATGCATACAAAGTAAAAGCATCATTTGGCTCCATCTGTAGGAAGTCCTTCAGCGATTCTATGCGACTTTTAATTGACATGCTTAACTCCATTTTTAAGATTGCTGTTCTTGCGTTTACCAATATGGTGCCAAAATTAGGCTTCCTCTATATAAATGATAGAATTTTACCATTTTTGAATGT
This window of the Bacteroidota bacterium genome carries:
- a CDS encoding T9SS type A sorting domain-containing protein gives rise to the protein MKKVSVLAMLLMVFIQANSQSAKWSHRVITTSRCGSTNGHDVVFDNLGNTFGLFNVTNPINNPVGCLDQNDLAVIKYNSSGNQTAYFEYDLDGLTSNDYPVTLKRESNGNIYTVANNGPWTYLLKLNSALVLQWEARFYGITGVDLVIANSGAFVIANNAAGAVILKYRKTDGLLLDYDINIDAQVSEARTSGSAIAITGYKNTATNAKACFTALYDTTVALQWEKLHNGQNGATDDFGVQVQLINNNVYTLAKSFQSASGNDYVVIKYDLAGTQLFNRRFKNSGMADDSPVDMEIDAVNNNIYFGGNTSISNNWIFYRLNSNGTQRWKKTFNTNAGVMNQIMAITINATTTDSATKVFACGSYDVNSPDWGSGARYFVLGLNANNGTTALIDTTNFFESNSSLNLSEVKVNSSVSPKELVVIGGGYPHPGFAVDDKEIYIKCYTNASLLNQDTRTMNEQEAAFQIVPNPALDYFVIDGLNEDVPITVYDAKGSIVEKLVYDGNALNCSTWLKGIYTLEFTINSKPERVKVIK
- a CDS encoding ATP-binding cassette domain-containing protein, whose amino-acid sequence is MSDKIVKALMQLFAILANTEQDARNGRAVVHSFLNQQINPSLVDFYLNFFDEYLSFLQGKADPDKQKKRVSVNSVKVLRICSDINAELNIRQKYIVLLRLFEFAYSSGKEINNDEQEFLDTVVSSFNIELADATRCLLFIKSSADNILSSDAAVLLCTAKNDNQLSLPQMMRETLTGKILILFIKTANLYIVRNLGNNTLTLNGLLLVDQNAHVFAQGAVIRGPRMQPIYFNEVEHALNYNQNRSELFYQVSSITYKFRSGKVGLHSLSFEARSGNLIGIMGGSGAGKSTLLNILNSNHTPTSGSVCINGINIHSNKQALEGLIGYVPQDDLLIEELSVEQNLFYNAKLCFGNLDNIALLQKVYNTLGALGLMEVKNLKVGSPLDKTISGGQRKRLNIALELVREPAVLFVDEPTSGLSSRDSETVMDLLKQITASGKLVFVVIHQPSSNIFKLFDSLLLLDNGGYPIYYGNPSDAVLHFKQNANFADASVSECDACGNINAEQLFEIAEAKVVDEFGNQLNQRKVSPKQWNEIYLQLNGNFLNTHTKPSGTLPPVETKKPSALKQFTIYLKRDLVSKLNNRQYLLITLGIAPALAFILSFFLKNYHTTGQYSFYKNINLPAFIFMGVIVHLFTGLMLSAEEIFRDRKIIKREAFLHLSKDSYLLAKIVLLAGISAIQAALFVVISNFIFELRGMYFDYWLMYFTVSCFANMLGLNISKTFNSVVTIYILIPLLIIPQIILSGVIVKYENLHPAITCNDKVPMIGEIMASRWAFEGLAVHQFKNNQYNKLFFAYDAQLSNAYYLKDIWLPVIQDSVMSINKNFVSKNLKVPINYKCMLADEINSKEIALSGYNHRTYEISSDNLTLLQAKLEEFRKQKVNDYNLANAKKQALVEKQLGDNDITLNQLEQHYSNQSLSDMVLNNMELKRIKAADSKLIRLHQPVYMISEKGCFRAPFFVHQKYFLGHYYPTYLCNIVVIWLMTLFLYLSLRLDWFRSVVKVLAYWKQKAGFAKN
- a CDS encoding TonB family protein: MMSKKYSWLFILMMLHTCLKLQAQVFEEKFFYDISMNKCDSTQAYYQEILTYYDTTYGQSIGKIKLLKKYGGLIWDGDYSSIADRRKQGVTTTFYENGNVKSLANYNSDLLDGELLSYYANNQLRRKDFYERGRLLFGNCYTQEGKDTAHYDYNIMPQYPGGNNELLKFIAEQIEYPEEALDKGITGVVYTKFTIDLNGKVKNIHLKQPVHKLLDSAALKIIGKIKSKWLPGYLDGEPIEMEVELPISFTL
- a CDS encoding T9SS type A sorting domain-containing protein encodes the protein MMIATLQNFRSQISGVLMLVTFFISCNKKQKANMPPPTSVVNLLSEEERETRFENWYDWLHKTAPGTNWKKIEEQNMLTDAALKQSQPMEMMDAFANGQIQATWSERGSLNQAGRCIALDYYKPLNRIYTIGDGGALYRGVPDSSNWISVNHNYKFNNRVLKVVKNNNNQPRIITAVGENILYSDNNGTSFNTSTGISFPVSWGGNFVHQVVGVDDSLRTLYAVTRAWDSGPWAPRYWLYRSTNKGNSWTKIFTFNSGSDNRLQLWVPYGSTKLVYALTNESGGSTSMLYEIKGINVAIKNTSNQLPVNTNLDFKGIKVGTKYLFFALCNNSVYKSNNFGANWALMGTTPENVSVMGVSIVDSNRIFTGGVNAFRSYNGGLNFTKINEWWEYYSNINGKLHADLFNFQFYKRNNGTEFGIINCDGGMWRSENYLSSVTNISLTGLNISQYYDVLYDPSNSNYMYAGSQDQGFQRSNTALVPGKINFEQVISGDYGKMQLTRNNQTLWTEYPGGSMYYYYNKTGPLSATYSLPGSTKPLYGWMLATARAYPLSNNKIYMGGGNINGGSGSYIATLTGSSNAISATQINYDFRANSSNGTSGIAAIATTPVDANRIYVTTEDGTIFYSTNAGSSWTKNSSFTGPGPFYITGNALLASKKNANTVWLGGAGYNNPAVYVSANGGANFTAITNGLPATLVFDLEANADETVLYAATEAGPYAYIVADNMWYNIRGTKAAYQSYFAVDMDTTANVVHFASYGRGIWDFKITSSPMVANPVSRNSMSTNSADTDNYHFPESLNLVNLHSFAAQQLIDDFTIFDLNGKVLINANSSPADVQALPAAVYLVRVQIKGKNFVRKMAIIIDN
- a CDS encoding cupin-like domain-containing protein, giving the protein MKIDKVDKITHKEFYHEYVVPQKPVVVTSNVISYPAFGKLTPDYFAKKYGHLKKEINGITYTLEEILFLMKTSTAENPSPYPCDMHIDKVFPEVLELLQNDFIYGKVDRINHPLMPKAFTKATKINEMFFGGKGSFFPFLHIDAMYLHTQITQLWGDKEFFMIHIDHTDKVYPRTDNPKISCVRNIFNPDIEKYPKFKDAEISSVMVKEGETVFFTSQYWHTTKIHSECISYGRVHLNHTNWDGFMQDNYELFKKYHPGLTPLAKAYEFGLDKLMRLQEALK
- a CDS encoding tetratricopeptide repeat protein, translated to MSIKSRIESLKDFLQMEPNDAFTLYALALEYAREDNLNESQNYFTQLLHRHPGYLAAYYHLGKLYERLNNSVEAGSIYMAGIKLAERLNNNHARTELNSAYKELTGIDESDL